The following are from one region of the Silene latifolia isolate original U9 population chromosome 9, ASM4854445v1, whole genome shotgun sequence genome:
- the LOC141600754 gene encoding uncharacterized protein LOC141600754: MTLYDGREDPLEHINQYKQKMMVVAAIRPENFAGLVNVVNQQFASSRKPGKLSSDLYRIVQRFEESTRDYLAIFNVGKISIPRCDPTTSVNAFRRRLHHDSNLHKDLTKHPCATFEEVKQMAEATYRLEEDEDRRDLYVTKSSSRKITTEKKNERAKPYSKNIVNKVSGETESTEAPPKLSEYGFTTGLAWLLKAIRELGLRARWPKKPTPRENARRDASKRFEYHNDIGHNTKDCVVLRKEAQPSAPPPYSKVVSVIIGGSEICGLTYSAANHHATETKGDKPELSLRVSRPNLPTISFDEADIPDEAEHHHDALINTLSIGNFLVKKILVDTGSSVNLLMLETLKNMGFSEKDLV, translated from the exons ATgacgttgtatgatggaagagaggATCCGCTGGAGCACATCAACCAGTACAAACAGAAAATGATGGTGGTTGCAGCAATAAGGCCTGAAAA CTTCGCGGGGTTAGTGAATGTTGTTAATCAACAGTTTGCAAGCAGTCGCAAGCCAGGAAAATTATCCAGTGATCTATACCGGATCGTCCAGAGGTTCGAAGAGTCCACCAGGGATTATCTCGCCATATTCAACGTGGGAAAAATATCTATCCCTAGGTGCGACCCTACAACATCAGTCAATGCCTTCAGAAGGAGACTGCATCACGACTCTAATTTGCACAAAGATCTCACCAAGCACCCATGTGCCACCTTTGAGGAAGTCAAACAAATGGCAGAGGCTACTTATCGCctagaggaggatgaggataggAGGGACCTATATGTAACAAAGTCGTCCAGTAGAAAAATCACAACAGAGAAGAAGAACGAAAGAGCCAAACCCTACAGCAAGAACATAGTGAACAAAGTCTCAGGAGAAACAGAGAGCACTGAGGCTCCTCCTAAGCTCAGCGAGTATGGATTCACCACTGGACTTGCTTGGTTATTGAAGGCAATAAGGGAACTAGGGTTGAGGGCCAGGTGGCCCAAGAAGCCTACCCCCAGGGAGAACGCCAGAAGAGATGCCAGCAAAAGGTTTGAATACCACAACGATATTGGCCACAATACAAAAGATTGTGTAGTATTACGAAAGGAA GCCCAACCATCCGCACCTCCACCTTACTCAAAGGTCGTGAGCGTCATCATAGGAGGGTCGGAGATATGTGGTCTCACTTATTCAGCAGCAAATCACCATGcaaccgagaccaaaggagataaaCCAGAGTTGTCTCTCAGGGTAAGCAGACCGAATCTACCAACAATCTCATTCGACGAGGCAGACATACCTGATGAGGCAGAACACCACCATGACGCCTTGATCAATACCCTTTCTATAGGGAATTTCCTTGTTAAAAAGatattggtaga